CGCCagttttaatgtatatatatgatcGAAACTGTTAAAAATGAAACATTACAACTTGAATCAATAAGATgtcaaaatgatataaaaatatataaaatatttgagaaataaaaacaacataataataaatatttttcctatagttacattaaaatttcaaaatttactaaaaatataatttcaaaaattgtaagtactcaaaatataattatttaacacttttttaatcCTTCAAAATATTTGGTAAAAATATGTTGGCCagtgaaaaattaattaaaaaaaatggtactGCGATAACTATGATagatttaattttcaaaattaatatccAGAACTTaccttttaatattttgtatataaaatctAATTACTGCCATACATTTTCTGAAAGGAATGAAGATTAAACTAtcataactattatttttagtatgtcaaactttaaagttattttctcataaaatattgatataatttacaCATACATTCGATATATTAACAAAGTCAAAACATTACAAATTTGTTACCGAATGCATTTAATGCTAtacattacaaattttattaatacgACATTTATCTCTTTACGCTTTAATCTATTTACagtttaaaattaagtataagAATGTATAATTGAAGTACCTCAAAATATTCCATTATAATAGTTAGGGAATATTCCATTATAATAGTTAGGGAGTTCAATGATAATATTTGGGAATGATTATGAGAAGTACTGACAAAAAATATACCTTTTTAAgacttaaaatcaaatttacgaCAATGTCGATAACTATTAACTCTAATTATTAGTGTATCATTTTGTTTGAgtttagtatatttaaaaatttcacattTATAGAATAAGAATATGAAAGGCACTGTTAGCTTCATTACAAAACACAGTAATGTCCACACATTCAATGGGGGATCAGGGatgtggaagaaaaaaaaacacgaaTCATACTGATTCAGAAAACATTGGATCCATACTATTACCAGGGTGTTCAGTTCCGTTACTTCAagaaataaaaactgacaacgCCGATTAGCAGACCAAACTAGACCCAAAAAAGTCAAACGATTTGAACCGAGCCGGTTATAAAACAATTGGTATTGAACCATACTGGTTGATTAAAAGTTCCACTCAATCCGAAACTGTTAATTAAACAGCTTGGctcaaaccaaaccaaaccactATATAAAGGACTTCACAATCCGATTCAGTTTAACTGATCCTCTTCGTAGTCCCGTTCGATTGAAACTAAACCATCTTAGAAAACCAGTTCAGTTCAAACCGAACTATTTCCATAGCACCTTATAATCGGTTCAATTTAGCCcagttttttttagaaagaacCATGTTCACTAGTCAACACTGTTCTGGGGAGATAGGATGGGTTTGAAACAACAAGAATTAAACTGCAGCTATCTTTGCATTCATCCACATCAATGTGGTAATGCCAATTAGGACAGCTAGGTTTATAATGATTGTTGTTCCTTGACACAGTTACGAGGAATTCAAACGAAACTCCAAAATCCATGATCCAAAACCCGATCACGGCAATTTCAGCTTCTCATCAAGCTCAATAGCACTCTAAAATGCTAATGTTTTTCATAGTAAGACTTAGTTCAGCTGTTTCTAGATGTATTACCACAAAGGTTCAAGCTAACCCCTTTTCAAATGTTGTTACATCCTGTTCTTTAAACAGAAATTATCCCCTTCACTATCCTATTAGCAACCACCATAGCAAGGGAAAAAGTGTGTCTAAACtcaaacatgtttaatttttctaagGCAATCAAAACTGAGGCAGAAAATCAATATTATCAGGCTACATATTCTCAATGTctcaacaaattaaaagataaatataaaatccgCAAAATCAACTATAACAAAAAGATATATATCGAGTACATAATTAATCTTCATCATCAATAACCTTAGTACCCAAACCTTTAAGCTCCTCCTTGGGGATCTCGACGACGGTAACAAGAGAGTATAACTCTTCTTTGGCATCCTCATCATCATTCCTCTTGCGAGCAATGCGAACCCTAATCCTCCTGGGAACACTCCGGATCCCCTGACTCCAGACATACTTGTTGAGCTTCACATCCACTCTCACGTCATTCGTCCCCATCGCCTGCTGCGCAAACTTCCTTATTTCCTTAATTGCTTTGGGAGCCTTCTTCTTAAACGTGCTGTTTATCATTGTGACAAACatcagaaacaaaaattaaatacataaaatatgaattaattatCGATTTAAGAAAGAACGAGAACAGAAAATGTTCTACAGAACAGTTGCatagtttgaaaaaaaggaGATTACCAGCCATGTAAGCGTTTGTGTAGGTTGATGGTGTACTCTCGAGAGACGACCTCCTCTTTCCTACCCTTGGCTTTCTCCACCATTGTTATTCACTCACCTATGCATGTAATATATACTCAGGATTTGCTTCTATCTGAACGTTAATAGAAACAGTTATGACTGGAAATCGAGCAGAGAAGACAACATACCTTTCTTTAGATTCTGGAAAATGCAGCGATGCtgagagaggaggaagaaacgGAGGCAGAAGAAAAGGACGAAATATAGGAGATTTcacatacaataataaaatccaAACCCTAATGGGCCTCTTATGAAT
This genomic stretch from Vigna radiata var. radiata cultivar VC1973A chromosome 7, Vradiata_ver6, whole genome shotgun sequence harbors:
- the LOC106767278 gene encoding 60S ribosomal protein L31, producing the protein MVEKAKGRKEEVVSREYTINLHKRLHGCTFKKKAPKAIKEIRKFAQQAMGTNDVRVDVKLNKYVWSQGIRSVPRRIRVRIARKRNDDEDAKEELYSLVTVVEIPKEELKGLGTKVIDDED